The following coding sequences are from one Triticum aestivum cultivar Chinese Spring chromosome 5A, IWGSC CS RefSeq v2.1, whole genome shotgun sequence window:
- the LOC123105768 gene encoding uncharacterized protein — protein MPATMPLTLSPARLLLLHRGRQAKVQQPRSLARLRCAPDEVAATTAEQQQGEEEELVLLASYRTAFNEVIMVIDSPSNRYLVLDPTQNIHSILPKKSAWTNSYWDECVSLPTVVPRGPVALLGLGAGTAAHMMLEVWPWIELIGWEIDPTVIELSRDYFGMSTLEKTTELGGSLSVHIGDALSPSATVEGGFAGIVVDLFADGKVLPQLQEVETWLEIAKKLMPDGRIMVNCGAGDTAVSLAADGDVSSWLQNPTIKALCSAFPGQLNWKRLSEKESVNYIALTGPLPDLEEWSTSVPSELSLRVKQWVPCELA, from the exons ATGCCGGCCACCATGCCGCTAACCTTGTCCccggcccgcctcctcctcctccaccgcggcCGCCAAGCCAAGGTCCAGCAGCCGCGCTCCCTCGCGCGGCTCCGCTGCGCCCCCGACGAGGTCGCGGCCACGACCGCCGAGCAGcagcagggggaggaggaggagctggtgctCCTCGCCTCCTACCGCACCGCCTTCAACGAGGTCATCATGGTCATCGACTCGCCCTCCAACCGCTACCTCGTCCTCGACCCCACCC AGAACATCCACAGCATTCTCCCCAAGAAGAGCGCCTGGACCAATTCCTACTGG GATGAGTGTGTCAGCCTACCTACCGTTGTTCCACGCGGCCCTGTTGCACTTCTAGGTTTG GGTGCTGGGACAGCAGCACACATGATGCTAGAAGTTTGGCCTTGGATAGAACTTATCGGATGGGAGATTGATCCGACG GTAATTGAATTGTCGAGGGATTATTTTGGTATGTCCACTTTAGAGAAGACCACGGAACTAGGTGGTTCACTTTCAGTGCATATTGGCGATGCACTTTCCCCATCGGCTACAGTCGAAGGAGGATTTGCTG GTATTGTTGTTGATTTATTTGCTGATGGAAAAGTCTTACCTCAGCTACAGGAA GTTGAAACTTGGTTAGAGATTGCGAAGAAGCTGATGCCCGATGGTCGAATCATGGTCAACTGCGGCGCTGGAGATACCGCCGTATCTCTTGCTGCCGACGGGGATGTTTCCTCCTGGCTTCAGAATCCCACAATCAAGGCTCTATGCTCTGCATTTCCAGGGCAA CTAAACTGGAAGAGGCTTTCGGAGAAGGAGAGCGTAAACTACATCGCGTTGACGGGTCCCCTTCCGGATTTGGAGGAGTGGTCAACCTCGGTTCCTAGCGAGCTGAGCCTGAGAGTGAAACAATGGGTGCCTTGCGAGCTGGCGTGA
- the LOC123105769 gene encoding uncharacterized protein, producing MECNKDEALRAKEIAERKFQSRDLQGAKKFALKAKALFPDLEGIVQMITTLDVYLTSEVKIAGGKDWYSILSVDMSADDETLKKQYRKLVLQLHPDKNKSVGAEGAFQMVQEAWTVLSDKTKRALFDQKRKLIAMQQKTSQSNKTSAANGFEHFAAKAPASKASANKEKTGSATSAVRQRPPPPPPPQRPSPPPPPQRPLPRHQAAAPAPPPAAQPTFWTSCNRCKMNFEYLREYLNRNLLCPSCREPFIAKEVPMPPPEVVQAVRDSNIRGATHDASTGRKFQWGLFSRTAGPASATASSAAGAQAANMVHQTYEKVKREREEAQAAARREEALQRKHNPLKRKANVSENVNHGMGDVASGKKMKTVGNDAGVGSSSILSGPWANYVGTPGGTIPFSSNSGAFEFQGANGVIPNWRPRPSTRISVTRTFSKKDIRSILIDKMKSNLRENLKEIRSKPLQVTVNGKASEKHVVNEHVEGNETLASDDSTANKDVSADPEENGSSNSADAENEDDSTFSYTVPDPDFHDFDKDRTEESFQSDQIWASYDDEDGMPRYYAYIQKVISLTPFKVKISYLASRTNSEFGPLNWASSGFIKTCGDFRIGKYETVDIINMFSHQIKWEKGPRGVVKIYPRKGDIWALYRNWSPDWNGDTPDNVLHVYDLVEVQDDYDEDNGISVIPLIKLTGFRTVFQHHQDRDAIKRIPKGEMFRFSHQVPFYRMSGEEAPNVPKGSFEVDPAAISKELLQGITETVKEAEGTSKC from the coding sequence ATGGAGTGCAACAAGGATGAGGCCCTTAGGGCGAAGGAAATTGCAGAGAGGAAGTTCCAATCCAGGGACCTGCAGGGGGCCAAGAAATTTGCCCTCAAGGCCAAGGCTCTCTTTCCGGATCTCGAAGGTATTGTGCAGATGATCACTACCTTGGATGTTTACCTTACTTCGGAGGTGAAGATTGCTGGTGGGAAGGACTGGTACTCTATCCTTTCCGTGGACATGTCGGCAGATGATGAAACTCTGAAGAAGCAGTACAGGAAGTTGGTGCTTCAGCTCCATCCCGACAAGAACAAGTCAGTTGGTGCTGAGGGTGCTTTCCAGATGGTTCAAGAGGCATGGACCGTGCTGTCCGACAAAACTAAGAGAGCGCTGTTTGACCAAAAAAGGAAACTGATTGCAATGCAACAGAAGACATCTCAATCAAATAAGACAAGTGCAGCCAATGGCTTTGAACATTTCGCAGCCAAAGCACCCGCTTCCAAGGCAAGTGCAAACAAAGAAAAGACAGGATCAGCAACATCTGCAGTGCGCCAGCgcccgcccccgcccccacccccacAGCGCCCGTCTCCACCCCCGCCACCACAGCGGCCGCTTCCCCGCCAtcaggctgctgctccagctccacctCCAGCAGCACAACCTACATTTTGGACCTCATGCAACAGGTGCAAGATGAATTTTGAATACCTCAGAGAGTATTTAAATCGCAATCTGCTTTGCCCTAGCTGCCGCGAGCCATTCATAGCAAAAGAGGTTCCGATGCCACCACCTGAGGTTGTTCAGGCAGTACGTGATTCAAACATCCGTGGTGCAACTCACGATGCAAGCACTGGCAGAAAGTTTCAGTGGGGTCTGTTCTCAAGGACAGCTGGTCCAGCTAGTGCTACTGCATCATCTGCTGCTGGTGCTCAAGCTGCTAATATGGTTCATCAGACGTATGAGAAAgtcaagagagagagggaggaggcgcAAGCTGCAGCAAGAAGGGAAGAAGCTCTTCAGAGGAAGCACAATCCTCTAAAAAGGAAAGCAAATGTGTCCGAGAATGTTAACCATGGAATGGGTGATGTTGCATCTGGAAAGAAGATGAAAACTGTGGGTAACGATGCTGGAGTTGGTTCTTCCTCCATTCTCTCAGGTCCATGGGCCAATTATGTTGGAACGCCTGGTGGAACTATACCATTTTCAAGCAACAGTGGAGCCTTTGAGTTTCAAGGTGCTAATGGTGTGATACCGAATTGGAGACCCAGGCCTTCTACTCGGATCAGCGTAACTAGGACTTTCTCTAAGAAGGATATTAGGAGCATTTTGATTGACAAGATGAAGAGCAATTTGAGGGAGAATCTAAAGGAGATAAGAAGTAAACCACTCCAAGTTACAGTTAATGGAAAAGCTAGCGAGAAACATGTGGTTAACGAACATGTTGAGGGTAATGAAACTCTTGCATCAGATGATTCTACCGCAAACAAAGATGTCTCTGCTGATCCAGAGGAGAATGGTTCTTCTAATAGCGCAGATGCTGAAAATGAAGATGACAGCACTTTCTCCTATACTGTTCCTGATCCTGATTTCCATGATTTTGACAAGGATCGTACTGAGGAATCTTTTCAGAGTGATCAAatttgggcttcatatgatgatgaagatggtatgCCTCGTTATTACGCATACATTCAGAAAGTTATCTCCTTGACTCCATTTAAGGTCAAAATAAGTTATCTCGCATCGAGGACAAATAGTGAATTTGGACCATTGAATTGGGCTTCTTCTGGCTTCATAAAGACATGCGGTGATTTCAGGATTGGTAAATACGAAACCGTAGATATAATCAATATGTTCTCTCACCAGATAAAATGGGAGAAAGGTCCACGTGGGGTGGTCAAAATTTATCCGCGGAAAGGTGATATCTGGGCTTTGTACCGAAATTGGTCCCCTGACTGGAATGGAGATACTCCTGATAATGTGCTTCATGTTTATGATCTGGTTGAGGTACAGGATGATTATGATGAAGATAATGGAATTTCTGTCATTCCCTTGATTAAGCTCACTGGATTTCGAACAGTTTTCCAGCATCATCAGGACCGGGATGCCATCAAGAGGATTCCAAAGGGAGAGATGTTTCGGTTTTCACATCAGGTTCCCTTTTACAGGATGTCAGGGGAAGAAGCTCCAAATGTCCCTAAAGGTAGCTTTGAGGTAGATCCAGCTGCTATCTCTAAAGAACTTCTTCAGGGAATCACTGAAACTGTGAAGGAGGCAGAGGGAACTTCTAAATGCTGA
- the LOC123105772 gene encoding C-terminal binding protein AN, with protein sequence MAHSPAGAAAGLPLVVSLNCLDDPSPERELLAGVAGVEHVSLSAVGSGRVESAAAVLLPSFAYLPRAAQRRLRPWQLLLCLGSPDRAADAAAAADLGLRLVHVDANRAEEVADTVMALFLGLLRRTHLLSRHVSSYPAAVAAGCLGSVQPLCRGMRRCHGLVLGIVGRSAAARCLATRSLAFRMSVLYFDPRYLAEGKMRRPSIVFPAAARRMDTLNDLLAASDLVSLHCTLTNDTMHILNGDCLQHIKPGAFIVNTGSCQLIDDCALKQLLLDGTIAGCALDGVEGPQWMEAWIREMPNVLILPRSADYSEEVWMEIREKAITILQSFFFDGVVPSSSISDEDEEISEAGNEDDQDRGTKDNHSQVFDGEHQTDESHLTLNHEKKRATSQYKESQAPGQSSQNSGSRTEGRRSRSGKKGKKRPAHRRSQKTDDLSAVESDSNYSFCRDDDNATSGRDQVVSSSSRFASPEDSKYKQKSPAESPMEITSEKKLPVVLGRKCPDTLKDGYVVALRAKDNSGFHVARQRLAGGGGWILDVVSNATNRDPAAQFLVTFKNKDLMGLRSFVAGGKLLQINRKMEFVFASHSFDIWEGWVLEVEGSLLEGCKLINSRNSLAVLDVSIEVLAAASEEDGVTRWLD encoded by the exons ATGGCCCactcgccggccggcgccgccgcggggCTGCCGCTGGTGGTGTCGCTCAACTGCCTCGACGACCCGTCGCCGGAGCGGGAGCTGCTGGCGGGCGTGGCGGGGGTGGAGCACGTCTCCCTCTCCGCCGTCGGCTCGGGCCGCGTCGAGTCCGCCGCCGCTGTCCTGCTCCCGTCGTTCGCCTACCTGCCGCGCGCCGCGCAGCGCCGCCTCCGGCCCTGGCAGCTCCTGCTCTGCCTCGGCTCCCCCGAccgcgccgccgacgccgccgccgccgccgacctcggccTCCGCCTCGTCCACGTCGACGCCAACCGCGCCGAGGAGGTCGCCGACACCGTCATGGCgctcttcctcggcctgctccgCCGCACCCACCTGCTCTCGCGCCACGTCTCCTCCTAccccgccgccgttgccgccggcTGCCTCGGCTCCGTCCAGCCGCTCTGCCGCGGGATGCGCCGCTGCCACGGCCTCGTGCTCGGCATCGTCGgccgctccgccgccgcgcgcTGCCTCGCCACCCGCAGCCTCGCATTCCGGATGAGCGTCCTCTACTTCGACCCGCGCTATCTG GCTGAAGGGAAAATGCGGCGGCCTTCCATTGTATTTCCTGCTGCTGCTAGGAGAATGGATACTCTCAATGATCTGTTGGCAGCAAGTGATCTTGTTTCACTGCATTGTACATTAACAAATGACACAATGCATATACTTAATGGGGACTGCCTGCAACACATTAAGCCTG GAGCATTCATTGTCAACACTGGTAGTTGCCAACTTATAGATGACTGTGCGCTCAAACAACTCTTGCTTGATGGTACCATAGCTGGTTGTGCATTGGATGGTGTTGAAGGTCCACAATGGATGGAAGCATGG ATTAGGGAGATGCCAAATGTTCTAATTCTTCCTCGAAGTGCAGACTATAGTGAAGAAGTGTGGATGGAAATAAGAGAGAAAGCAATCACAATACTACAGTCCTTTTTCTTTGATGGTGTTGTTCCAAGTAGTTCAATTTCTGATGAAGATGAGGAAATTAGTGAAGCTGGAAATGAAGATGATCAAGACAGAGGAACAAAAGATAACCATTCACAAGTTTTTGATGGCGAACATCAGACTGATGAAAGCCATTTAACTCTCAACCATGAAAAGAAAAGAGCCACATCCCAGTATAAAGAATCTCAAGCTCCAGGGCAATCATCACAAAATAGTGGCTCACGAACAGAAGGAAGGCGTAGTCGCTCTGGAAAGAAAGGGAAAAAAAGACCTGCTCACCGCAGATCTCAGAAAACAGACGACTTGTCTGCTGTAGAGAGTGACAGTAATTATTCCTTCTGCAGAGATGATGATAATGCAACGAGTGGCAGAGACCAGGTGGTAAGTTCAAGTTCACGGTTTGCTTCCCCTGAGGACTCAAAGTACAAGCAGAAATCTCCTGCTGAATCCCCAATGGAAATAACTTCGGAGAAGAAGTTACCTGTCGTGCTTGGTAGAAAATGCCCTGATACACTAAAAGATGGTTATGTTGTAGCTTTGAGAGCAAAAGATAATTCAGGGTTCCATGTTGCAAGACAAAGACttgctggtggtggtggttggaTCCTTGATGTTGTGTCAAATGCTACGAACAGGGACCCTGCTGCTCAGTTCCTTGTCACTTTCAAAAACAAG GATCTGATGGGATTACGATCCTTTGTTGCTGGTGGCAAACTGTTGCAG ATCAATAGGAAGATGGAGTTTGTGTTTGCAAGCCATAGTTTCGATATCTGGGAGGGCTGGGTGCTGGAAGTGGAAGGCTCCTTGCTGGAGGGGTGCAAGCTTATCAACAGCCGAAATTCCTTG GCTGTATTGGACGTGTCCATTGAGGTACTCGCAGCTGCGAGCGAAGAAGATGGAGTCACCCGGTGGCTAGATTAG